The genomic segment CCGCCGGCCGGTGGCGCCGGGCCGAACGGCGTGCCGGTCCTGCTTGACCGCGCCGAGGAACTCGTCACCTACCTGCGGACCCTGTCGGGCGACCAGCTCGCCCGGGTCATGACCGTCTCCGCCGACCTGGCGACGAAGACCCGTCAGCAGTACGCCGACTGGGGCCGGCAGCTCACGCCGGCCGCCGCCACCTTCGTCGGCGACATCTACAGCGGCCTGCAGGTCGACTCGTTCACCCCGGCCGACCGCGGCTACGCCGACCGGCACCTGCGGATCCTCTCCGGCCTGTACGGGATCCTGCGCCCGTTCGACGGGATCAGCCCGTACCGGCTGGAGATGGGCTACCGGCTGCCGCCCGGCCCGTACGCGAACCTCTACCGGTTCTGGGGGTCCTCGATCGCCGAGTCGCTGCCGGCGACCGGTCCCATCGTCAACCTCGCGGCCAACGAGTACAGCCGCACCGTCACCGCCCACGTCGACGCCGCCCGGGTGGTGACGCCGCGGTTCCTCACCCTCGATCCGGCCTCGGGTCAGCCGAAGTTCGTCGTCGTCCACGCGAAGATCGCCCGCGGCGCCTTCGCCCGCTGGCTGGTCACCGAGCGGGTCGCCGACACGGAGGCGGCGCTGCGCGAGTTCCGCGACATCGGCTACCGGTATGACGAGGCGCTCAGCACACCAGGTCAGCCGGCCTTCGTGTGCGCCGAGTTCGGCGGGAAGGGGCTCTCCGTCCGGCTCGGCTAGACCGGCGCGGGATCAGCGCTCGGCGATCAGGTCGTCGCAGGACCGGTCATGCGGTCACTCTGGCAATCTGCGGTGGTCGGCTACTCAGCGTCGCCGGGCGACCGCTGCAGCCTGGCGCGGACCGCGTCGGCGTCGGCGTGGTCGAGGTGGTCCAGCAGGTGCAGCGCCCGCCGCCAGGAGGTGCGGGCGGCCCCGGTGGCGCCGTCGGCGAACTGGGCGTCGCCGAGGTGCACCAGCATCTCGGCCTCGTTGTTCCGGTCACCGACCGCGCGGATCAGCTCCAGCGCCCGCAGGAAACAGTCGATCGCGCGCTGCTGTCGGCCCAGGTGGTGCTCGGCGAAGCCGATGCTGTCCCAGGTCTGCGCCTGCCCGATCACGTCCCCCACCTCCGTCAGTAGGGTCAGTGCCCGCTGGCAGCAGGCCAGCGCCTGTTCGTACTCGCCGAGCAGGGCGTGCTGCCAGCCGAGACCGTTGAGGGCGCGGGCCTGCCCGGGGCGGTGCCCGGCCCGCCGGAACAGGACGAGTGAACGCCGACTGTGCCGCAACGCCTCCCGGTGCCGGCCCTGCCGCTCATAAACCAGGCTGAGGCTCAGGTTTGTGTACGCCTCGTCAGCCGGCTGTCCGATCCGTTCGAACAGGTCAAGTGCGGCCCGGTGGTGGGCGTGGGCGTCCGCGTGCCGGTCGAGACCGGTGTGGGCGCGGGCCAGCCCGCGATGGGCGTGCGCGAGGGCGAGTGGATCGTCGAGTCGCCGGGCGGCGTCCAGTGCCACCTCCTGCAGCGCCACCCAGTCGTGCCGGCCGCCCTGCCGCTGCAACACGGGCTCACAGGCCCAGGTCAGCTGCCAGGCGTGCGCGTCGAGCCGGGACTCCGCGGCCCGCCGGACGGCGGCGAGCAGCACCGGCAACTCGCGGACGGACCAGGCCAGTGCCTCGTCGAGGTCGGCGAAGCGCAGCGTCACGGCGCCCGGAGCGGCGACGACCGGCTCGATCGGGCTCCGGTTCGGATCAACGAGCGTCGCGGCGGCGTACGCGGAATGCAGCAGGTGGTCGAGGAGCCGCCGCAGGGCCGCCGCCCGCACCTCGCCGCCGTCGCGGCTGCGGGTCAGCTCGATCGCGTACGCGTGGAGCAGGTCGTGTCGCCAGTAGCGGCCGTCGTCCTGCTCGGCGAGCAGGTGGGCGTCGGTGAGCTCGGCCAGCAGCGGCCGGACCTGCTCGACCGGCACGCCGGCCAGGCTGGCTGCCGCGGGTGGGGTGACAGCCGGCCCGGGGTGCAGACCGAGCAGTCGGAACAACCGTGCCGCCGGGGCGGTCAACGCCCGGTACGACCAGGAGATGACCGTGCGCGGATCTTCCCGGTCGGCACCGGCCAGCTCGGCCAGCGGGTCGGGCGCCTGGCGTAACTGCGCGGCGAAGGCGGCCAGCGGGAGGGCCGGTCTGGTGACCGCCCCGGCGGCGACGATGGCCAGCGCCAGCGGCAGCCGGGCGCAGCGTTCGACGATCTCGTCGACCGCGGCGGGTTCGGCGGCCACCCGGTCCGGGCCGATCCGCCTGGCCAGCAACTCCCGGGCCTCGTCGGGCGCCAGCAGATCCAGGGTGATCGGGTGCGCGCCCTCGGCGGCGACCAGGCCGGTGAGCCGGTTCCGGCTGGTGACCACGACCAGACAGCCGGTCCCGCTGGGCAGGAGCGGGCGGGACTGCCGCGAATCGCGTGCGTTATCCAGCACCACCAACACCCGCCGATCGGCCAGCAGGCTGCGGTAAAGCGCAACCTGCTCGGCCGGCCCGTCCGGAATCCGGCCCGGCGGCACGCCGAGGGCACCGAGGAAACCTCGGACGACGTCGTGCGGCGGGACCGGTCCCCCGTCGGGGGTGAACCCGCCGAGGTCGGCGTAGAGCTGCCCGTCCGGGAACCGCCCGGCCGCCCGGCGCGCCCAGAAGGCCGCGAGCGCGGTCTTCCCGATCCCGGCGGTCCCGTCGATCGTCACCACCGTGGCCGGGGTACCGGGATCGAGGTTCCGGTCGGCGAGCGCGTCCATGGTGGCCAGCTCGCCCGTCCGGCCGGCGAGTTGCCGGACGGAGAGCGGTAGCTGACGGGGCACCGACCCGGGCCGGACCGGGGTGGGCGTACCGGTGGCCCGGCCCGGCCCGTCGGTGCGCGGCTGCCGGAAGGCGTGTTCGATCATCGCGTGGCGCGGGCGCCAGTATTCGTCGACTCCGGTACGGAGCGAAACGCGGGCCATCCGATCGTGGTCACGCGCGTGGTCGCGGCAGCTCTCGATCAGGGTGCGCACCACCCGCCAGTCCGGTGGCCGTCGGATCTCCCCGTTCAGGATGGCCCCGACCTGGCTCTTCCCCAGCCCGATCCGGGCGCTGAGGATCCGCAGGCTCGGCCCACCGGCCTGGGTCCACAGCAGACGTAGGTCCTGGCAGAGCTGTTTCAGGAGTTCGTCCGGTCCGTCGTCGACCATTGACGATCACCATCCCCCGAACGTCCGAATGCTGTCCGGTGTTGTCCGGCCGCCATTGTCGGCACGGTTCCGCTACCGGCGTCGACACGGTATCGATCGTTGTCCGTCCGGGATAGCGCGTGGCACCCGTTGCAAACACCACAGTGGTGTCCCCTGGTGAAAGGAGAGAAGGTATGCGGTCAAGACTGCTGCGGGTGGCCACCGCGGCGCTGCTGTCGGTCGTGGTGACACTGCCGCTCGGCGCGCGGCCGGTGCACGCGGCGATCGACTGGGGCAAGGTGATAACCGCGGCGATCGGTGCGATCGGCTCATGGCTGGGATCGAACGGTACCCAGGCGGCGATCCAGGAGGCGACCCGGCAGATCCTGGCGGCGGTGAACACGGCGCGCAGCGACATCCTGGCGCACATGGAGACGATCGCGGTGGCGGATGCCCGCTCCTGCGCCAACCACGCCGTCATCGAGTTCATCGACATCGAGCGGATGACCCCCGACAACATGCAGCGCTTCGCGCAGGACGCGACCGGCTGCGCGGTGCGGATCGACAGCCTGCTGCCGGCCATCACCGACAAGGCCCGGGTCGATCAGCTCGGTATCGCGCTCAACGTGGTCGCCCCGATCGCCCTGGTCGCGCGGGCCAGAACCGGGCTGACCACCGACGCGTTGGAGAACACCCTGCGGGCCGCGAACGTCGCGATCATCCCGAAGCTGGCTCCGTCCTGCACCGTGTACTCGTACGACTTCGACCCGGAGCTTCCGCTCCCGAGTCCCGGCCAGATAGTTACCTACCATCTCTACTGTTGGGCGTACAACAACGACGGCGGCTCCCACTCGGTGTTCCTGCCGTACCCACAGGCGCCCACCGATCAGCACTTCGCGGTGGCTCAGGACCAGGCCACCCGCAACACCAGTCGGGCGATCGCCCAGCGGGTGCTGCCGCTGTTCTGAAGCAGCGACCGCCACGGGGCCGGTGCGTTCCGTCCGATGGGGACGGTGGCACCGGCCCTCGCCGCGGGATCAGGGTCGCGCCCGTGCCCGCAGTACCGCCTTGACGATCTCGCCGGTGACCAGGATGGTGGCGCCGACCCCGGCGCAGACCAGCCACTGCCCGCCGGTCAGGCCGGTGGTGTTGAAGAGCCCCTGCAGCAGGTTCAGCTGCACCACGAGCGCCAGCAGCGCCACCACCGCGCCGGTGGCGACGAAGGCGGAGCGGTTCTCCAGGGTCTCGCGGCTGAACACGCTGCGGGTGTCGTGCCGCACGTTGAGCAGGTTGAACGCCTGGAAGAAGACGAACGTCACGAACGCCATCGTGCCGGCGGTGGTGGGCTCGCCCAGTTGGGCCTCCGGGCCGGGCGCCCAGACCAGCACGGCCAGCGTGCCGGTGGCCATCACCGCGCTGCCGAGCAGGATGCGCAGCAGCCGCGGCCGGTTCAGGATCCGTTCCCGGGCCGGGCGGGGCGGCCGGTGCATGGCGTCGGGGCTGACCGGGTCGACGCCGATCGACATCGCCGGCGGGCCGTCCATGATCAGGTTGACGAACAGGATCTGCAACGCGGTGAACGGGGTGCCGCCGGCGATGCCGGTCAGCGACGCGACCAGGAAGGTGAGCACGAACCCGAGCGCGGTGGAGACCTGGAACCGGGTGAAGTTGACGATATTGCTGTAGACGCCCCGGCCCTCGCGGACGGCGGAGACGATGGTGGCGAAGTTGTCGTCGGTGAGGACCATCGTCGACGCCTCCTTGGTCACCTCCGTGCCGGTGACCCCCATCGCCACGCCGATGTCGGCCCGGCGCAGCGCGGGTGCGTCGTTCACCCCGTCGCCGGTCATCGCCACCACGTCGCCCCGCGCCTGCAACACCCGGACGATCCGGATCTTGTGTGCGGGGGAGACCCGGGCCACCACCCCGACCTCGTCGAGCCGGCGGGCCAGCTCGTCGTCGTCTTCGATCCGGTCCAGGTCGGTCCCGGTCACCGCCTCGCCCGGG from the Solwaraspora sp. WMMD1047 genome contains:
- a CDS encoding tetratricopeptide repeat protein gives rise to the protein MVDDGPDELLKQLCQDLRLLWTQAGGPSLRILSARIGLGKSQVGAILNGEIRRPPDWRVVRTLIESCRDHARDHDRMARVSLRTGVDEYWRPRHAMIEHAFRQPRTDGPGRATGTPTPVRPGSVPRQLPLSVRQLAGRTGELATMDALADRNLDPGTPATVVTIDGTAGIGKTALAAFWARRAAGRFPDGQLYADLGGFTPDGGPVPPHDVVRGFLGALGVPPGRIPDGPAEQVALYRSLLADRRVLVVLDNARDSRQSRPLLPSGTGCLVVVTSRNRLTGLVAAEGAHPITLDLLAPDEARELLARRIGPDRVAAEPAAVDEIVERCARLPLALAIVAAGAVTRPALPLAAFAAQLRQAPDPLAELAGADREDPRTVISWSYRALTAPAARLFRLLGLHPGPAVTPPAAASLAGVPVEQVRPLLAELTDAHLLAEQDDGRYWRHDLLHAYAIELTRSRDGGEVRAAALRRLLDHLLHSAYAAATLVDPNRSPIEPVVAAPGAVTLRFADLDEALAWSVRELPVLLAAVRRAAESRLDAHAWQLTWACEPVLQRQGGRHDWVALQEVALDAARRLDDPLALAHAHRGLARAHTGLDRHADAHAHHRAALDLFERIGQPADEAYTNLSLSLVYERQGRHREALRHSRRSLVLFRRAGHRPGQARALNGLGWQHALLGEYEQALACCQRALTLLTEVGDVIGQAQTWDSIGFAEHHLGRQQRAIDCFLRALELIRAVGDRNNEAEMLVHLGDAQFADGATGAARTSWRRALHLLDHLDHADADAVRARLQRSPGDAE
- a CDS encoding YaaA family protein, which translates into the protein MIILVHSSKTMRPPAGGAGPNGVPVLLDRAEELVTYLRTLSGDQLARVMTVSADLATKTRQQYADWGRQLTPAAATFVGDIYSGLQVDSFTPADRGYADRHLRILSGLYGILRPFDGISPYRLEMGYRLPPGPYANLYRFWGSSIAESLPATGPIVNLAANEYSRTVTAHVDAARVVTPRFLTLDPASGQPKFVVVHAKIARGAFARWLVTERVADTEAALREFRDIGYRYDEALSTPGQPAFVCAEFGGKGLSVRLG